The following DNA comes from Deltaproteobacteria bacterium.
TAGTTTTAAAAATGATTTGTGATTGATGCCGATGAGGCTGAGTGGATATTTGCTGAGCCAGGTCCTTGCAGCCTCCAAGTCCGATTGATCTTTGGAGAAAATGAAGAGGATTGCAAAAAGCGAATAGAAATTTTTTTCAAGAATATCGAGTCTTTTTATAAGCCGTGGCCAACTCGCAATAAAAGGGGAGGTGAGAAGGTGCGGAAACAGATAAGGCAACAGGCCTGTTTTTAAAAACAACTCGAAGCCCAGCCCAGGCCGCTTACTTAAAAAAAGTTTTTTCAGTTCTTCTACAATCCGTTCGGCGGAAATGGTTTCGAGTAATGGGGCATTTTTAATAATGGATTGAAAAGTTTTTTCTTCGATGTGCAAAGAAAAACGTGTGGCAAATTGCACAGCTCTCAGCATTCGAAGGGGATCTTCAACAAAAGATTGCTCAAATACCTGGCGTAAAATTTTATTTTCTAAATCTTTTTTCCCTTCAAAAGGGTCGAGTATTTCTCCCGTTTGGAGATTTTTTGCCATGGCGTTGAGCGTGAAATCGCGGCGTTTGAGGTCTTCTTCAATGGCCAGGTCAGGATCTTGTGTGACTTCAAAATCACGATGGCCAAGGCCTGTAGAGCGTTCGGTGCGAGGAAGGGCAATGTCGTAATTCTTTTGATCTTGCTTGCATTTAAATTTGAGTACCCCAAAAGATCTGCCTACCAACTCGACATGGCCGAATTTTTTGAGCAGGTTTATCAGCTTGGGAAGAGGAAGTTTTCGAACCAGCAGATCTTGATCTTTGATTTCGATATTTAAAAACCGATCACGGAGAGAACCGCCCACTTCGTAGACTTCTCCTCCCTGTTCAAAGATCGCATCGATAAATTTCATCTACATTAAATTGCTGTTGGTTGTTGTTTTGGCTTTTTGAAGGAGTTTGTCGGCGATTTGTTTTAAAACAAGATTTTTCTTTCGATTGAGCAAGTCGCCTGCCAGTTTGCTTTTTTCTTGGTCAAACTTTTCCATATCCGCGTCTTTTCGTCCCACGAGTTTGAAGAAAACGAGCTGATTTTCGATCGGATAGGCCTTCCTGCACCATGGATTTTCCAGGGTTAATTGGACAATACACTGCAAGGGCTCTTTTGTGTCCTTGATTTCAGTGGAGCCTACCAAGGCGGCGCGTTCTCTCAGCGAATAAAAACCCGTACTTTCATCTTTTAGCTCATATTTTTTCTTAAGAACTTCGATGGCAGAAGGTGTTTTTTTCTTGTCTTTGGGGTTGCTGGGTTGACTTTCAGATAGGGTCGAAAAGACTTCCTGTTCTATTTCTTTCGTTTTTTGCTCTTTAGCTTTTTCTGGGTTTGATTCTGTGCCAGCCTGAGATTGAATTTTATTTAAATCCACACTGTATTTTTCCAGATTCAACTCTGTCTTATTAAGACTGTATTCCTCTTTCACTTCTTCATCCGAAACCTTTACCGAATCCCTGTTGAGGTCTTCAAATTTTTCGGCCAATAAAATTTCATTCAAATAATCTTCATAGTCCACCTGGGTTTGTTTGAAAAAACCGGGTTTGACTTGTTTGAGATAAAAGTTTTTATCAAAGACATTGTCTTTACTAAAATTGGGATTTTGTGTGATGGCTTCTATTAGCTCGCTTTTAGAAACCCGGACTCCCATTTTTTTTGCCTCCTGGGCAAACAGTTTAATGCGGAGAAGTTGGTCGAGGGTGTCCTGTTTGGCTTTCTCTTTCATTTCTTCTGAGATATTCCCTTTGAAAATTTGTTCGTAGAACCGCATTTGATTCTCATAATTCATCTCAAATAAGCCCTGGGTGATTTTTTCTCCATTGACCTCTGCTAGGATATTAGGACTGTTTTTAATCCCCTCAGCTCTTCGTAAGCCCGAAGAGCCAAAAAAGAAGATAAGGCCTATCGACATGAGTCCCAGTAAAGTTTTAGTAAGCCAGGAAGCAGCGTGGTTTCTTAAATGATCTAGCATAGAGTTCTTTTGAATGGAGCTTGTATTTAAGTGTTAATTTTCTTTATTTCACGGGGGATAATGATTATCACTCGAGAAATGAAAAGCAATATTTTATTTAAGCCGAATGAAGGTTTGACGCCCGAGAGAGAAGAGTGATAGGTCGAAAAATTAGTTTGTAACATTCATTTGTAAAAGGGGAAAATCCTTTGATATTCAATGCAATTTTAGGTTTTTTTTCAAACGATTTAGCCATCGATTTAGGTACGGCCAATACCCTTGTTTATGTGAAAGGAAAAGGGATTGTTTGCGCGGAACCCTCTGTGGTTGCTGTTTTGAAAGATAGTAAAGGTACCAAAAAAGTGATTGCCGTGGGGCGAGAGGCCAAAGAAATGATTGGTCGAACTCCTGGCAATATCGAAGCCATCCGGCCCATTAAAGACGGAGTGATTGCCGATTTTGAAATCACCGAAGCCATGTTGCGCTATTTTATCCGCAAAGTACACAATCGAAAAACCCTGGTACGTCCTCGCATTATTATTTGTGTTCCCTTTGGAATTACGGAGGTGGAAAAACGGGCCGTAAGAGAATCCGCCGAATGTGCAGGTGCTCGGGAAGTCTATCTTATTGAGGAACCCATGGCCGCTGCCATTGGCGCAGGTTTGCCGATTACGGAAGCAACTGGGAACATGGTGGTGGATATCGGTGGGGGAACTACAGAAGTGGCCGTGATCTCGTTGGCGGGTATCGTCTTTTCACAATCCGTTCGCGTGGCTGGAGATCGCATGGATGAGGCCATTATCCAATACATCAAAAGAAAATATAATTTACTGATCGGTGAACGAACGGCAGAAATGGTTAAAATTACTATTGGGAATGCCTATCCTGGTGCTGAGATGAAGACTATGGAAATCAAAGGGCGTGATTTGGTGGCGGGTGTTCCTCGAGTGATGGAAATTAACAGTGATGAAATTCGGGAAGCCATTGCCGAACCTGTGTATGCCATTGTAGAAGCTGTGAAGATTGCCCTGGAAAAAATACCGCCAGAACTTGCCGCCGATATTGTAGACAGGGGAATTGTGCTAACCGGGGGAGGTGCTTTACTGAAAAATCTGGACCTCTTGCTTCGTGAAGAGACGGGTTTGCCTGTGACCATTGCAGATGACCCTCTCTCTGCAGTGGTTCTGGGAAGTGGTAAAGCTTTGAATGATTTGGATCGGCTGAAGGGAATTACCGTCAATTAAGGCTTCTGTAATTGCCTAGAGAATGGTGACACTGCATGTTCAGTCGTTTTTCGCGAATCAAATGGGGTTTTTGTTTTATCCTCCTCCTTTTAGCTTTTTCTCGTTTTTATGTCCCCATGGAAAAAACTCAAAATCGTTTTTTGGTTTCCATTTTTAATCCTCTCCTGAAAAGCAGTCATTTTTTTTCAGAACATTTTATTTCTCTTAAAAACTGGTTTTTTTGCTGGGGTGATATTTGTCAGGAAAATAAAAATCTAAAGGATCAGCTACAAAGTAAATCCCTGCGCTTAATGGAGCTAGAAAGTATTCTTCAAACTCAAAAAAATTGGGATAAAATTCAAAACTTTTCTCTCTTTTCTACTTATGAAAAAATTCCGGCAAAGGTGTTGGCTTGCAACCCCAGCGATCTTATTCAAACGCTTCGAATCAATGTGGGGAAAAAACAATCGATTGCCCTCGGTGATCCGGTCATCGTTCCCGAAGGTTTGGTCGGGATAGTGAGCGAGGTGTATGAAGACAGCTCGGTGGTAATGTTGGTCACCGACACTCATTTTCAGGCGAGTGCTTCTCTAAAAAACAAAGTGCAGAAAGGTTTAATGAAGGGCTTTCATAAAAAGATGGATTTTGATCGCTACTTCGCGATGAATCGTTTGGAATATTTGCAAAATTCGTCGGATATTCAAGAAGGGGATGAGGCGCAAACTTCGGGCCTCGATGGTTTTTTTCCGACAGGCATCCCTCTAGGAAAAATCTCTAAGGTTTTGCGCGATGAAAAGAATTCTTTTTTGAATGCGGAGGTGATTCCTGCGGTGGATTTTTTTAGTTTGGATGGGGTACTGGTTTTGAGAAGGAGTATAGAGATCGGATTAAATTATAAACTTGAGTTCCGCAGATTTTAAGAATCATTTTTTGCTCATTCTTGGCAAGTACCCATCTATAAAGCATTTCCCCTCTCCCCTTGAGGGAGAGGGTTAGGGTGAGGGGTATTTCTAGTGCACTCAGGATCACCCTCTCTCTGACTCTCTCCCCTCAAGGGAGAGAGGACTTTTCAGAGTGGCTTCTTACTAAAATCTGCGGAACTCAAGTTTATGTGTTACAGCCAATACATGGAATACGTGAATGTATAGGATATATGAAAAACCCCTTCCTCCTCTTTCTCTTCTGGCTTTTTCTTTTCTTTGCTGAACAGCAAAGCACTGCCCGCCTTCTTTTTTTCCCGGGTGTTTCTTTTGTTGTCTTCACTTATGCCTTGCTCAATTTGGAGCGTGAAAAGATACTTGGGTTGGCGATTTTTATTTTTTTTATTCGTGCAGTCTTTTGCTCTTCTAATTTTTTGGTGTTCATAGAATTTTTCACCTTAGTCGTTTTACGCCTCTTTCTTTCATTTTCCCAAGGTGGAAAAATTTTTATGGAAGCGGTTTTTAGTTCTCTTGCTGTTTTTTTATCGAAGTTGCTTTTTTTATTTCTTTCACCCGAATATCAAATCACGGTGGAACAGTTCCGCTTGGGCGCTTATTTGAACTTGTTTTTTTCCAGTCTTTTGTTTTTATGGATAATCCACGAACCTGCTGCCTTGTTTGAAGAACGTTATTTTTCCTTGGGGTCTAGAAAAGGCCAACTCTATCTTCTTAAAGCGCGCAAATTGCGTAAGCACAGACTTAGACGGCGTTTTGGTCTGAAAAATGATTGGTGAGTGGATGTTCCCTCGCAATAAAATATTCTTCATGGGTCTTGTCATTGTCCTGTTTTTTGCGATGGTGTGCAGTCGCTTGCTTTATTTGCAGCTTTTTAAGAGGGTTGCGTACCAAAAAATTTCTGAAAATTTCAGTTTGAAAGAAACCCCCCTACTGGCTCAGCGCGGTATCTTGACGGACTGCAAGGGGAGGGTGCTGGCGACAACGCGTCCCTCGTTTAATTTATTTTTAACCCCGCAAAAAATAAAAGATACCCAGGCTCTTTTTGAAAAAATTTCGAAAATTACGGGGCAAAGCCAGGAAATTTTTTCTCAAATTTTGGAAAAAAATAAAAAAACTCCCAAATACAAAGCCCTTCTTTTAATGCAGGATTTGAATTCAGATCAAGCCGCCCAATTAAATATCTTTAAAAATTTGGCCCAAAAAAATAATGAATATGCCGATTTTTCAGCGATAGATCTTAAGATTGAGCCTTTACGCACTTATCCTCAGTCTGAACTATTTTCTCATCCCCTGGGTTTTGTTCGAAATGAAGGGGGGGATTGGTTAGGAGTGCAAGGTCTTGAAAAATTTTATGAGGCCACTTTAAGGGGAGTCGATGGAAAAGAACAAACTGTGGTAGATGCCTTTGGACGAGAGATGAATGCTCTTGCTTTTGGAATGGCCAAGGAATCTTTGTTGGAAAATCCGTTGCCAGGAAAAAACTTGCAGCTGACTTTGGATAGGGATTTACAAGAGGCTGCAAACACTGCTTTTGGAAATCAGTCTGGGGCCCTAGCCCTTCTGGAGCTGAAAAGCGGCGATGTCTTGGCCCTGGTTTCAAAACCTTCCTTCAATGCCAATCAACTTTTGTCTAATATAAGTGCAAAGGAATGGAAAAAAATTAATGAAGATGAATTGAAGCCCTTGCTCAATCGAACACTCCAGGCAGCTTATCCTCCCGGTTCTACTTTTAAGATTGTCACAGCCCTGACCGGTTTGATGGAGGGGAAAATATCTCCTCAAGAAAAATTTTCTTGTCCGGGTTATTACATGAGTGGAGGCAGGCGCTTTAGTTGTTGGAATGCCAAGGGGCATGGACAAGTGGATTTTTATCATGCCTTGATGTCGTCGTGCGATGTCTATTTTTACAAACTCGGAGAACGATTAGGGGTGGATAGAATCGCCGAGTATGCCAAACGATTGGGCTTGGGGCAGCTCACGGGCATCGATTTGGATTACGAGCGCAGTGGTTTAATTCCGAGTAGCGAATGGAAAAAACGGGTTAAAAAAGAAGAGTGGAATCCCAGCGAAACTTTATCGATGGCGATTGGACAGGGTTACGATTTGGTGACCCCTTTACAGAATGCCCTGATGATGGCGACCGTGGCTTCCGGTGGAAAAAAAATCACGCCTCATCTTGTGAAAAATGAGGAGGGGAAAGAGGGAGTGAAAAAAAACGAGGAGGGTCTGAAAATTCCTGCAGAAATTTATAAAACGCTGATGTCTGCCTTAAAAGGAGTGGTGCAAGACCCCGGCGGAACGGCCCATCGAATCGCTTTGCCAGGAGTAGAGATAGGAGGTAAGACTGGAACTGCCCAGGTGGTGAATTATGACACGCAGGGCCGAAAGGCGAAGTCCCGTAAAACGGAAGATCACGCCTGGTTTGTGGCCTATGCACCGGCAGAAAATCCGGAGATTGCGTTGGCAGTCGTCGTAGAACATGGAGGACACGGAGGAGCGGCCGCTGCACCTATTGCCCAAGCGGTGCTCAAAAAATATTTTGAAGTGTATCACAATCAAGTTTGGAAGGAGAAAACCGATGAGCCTCGAAAAAAATCAAGACGCCCCTGATTTTGAAGCCCTCGATCAAGAAGGAAAGAAACGAAGTCTGAAAGAGTTTAAGGGAAAGTGGGTCTTTGTCTATTTTTATCCCATGGATGACACTCCAGGTTGTACCAAGGAAGCTTGTAGTATTCGGGATGAATTCTCGGAAATACGAAAACACGCGGTGGTGATTGGGGTGAGTTCGGATACAGTAAAAAGCCATCAGAAATTTGCGAACAAATATCAGCTGCCCTTTTTGTTGATCTCGGATCCTGACAAAAAGGTCATTAGCGATTATGGGGCCAAGGGATTATTGTTCACCAAACGAATTTCTTACCTCATTAATCCCCAGGGGAAAATTGCACGCGCCTATTTGAAGGTGGACCCTAAAACACATGCGACTGAAGTGTTGGCGGATTTGTTGGCGTTGGTGAAAAATTTTTGTGCTTCATTTTAATATTTCTTTTTTAAGCAAAGATTTTAAAATTAATCCCTACTTTAACAATCTCCTAGAAAATCACACAAGAGGAGTTGTCAAATCACCCTCAGGACAAAACACTTGAGGTATTTCGATTCTGGAAAACCCAGTAAGGCAGGATGATCTGGGCCTTGCTGGCCTCTAAATAAAATTTGTACTTGACGCCTTGCATCTCGCGCAGCTTGCTGCAGTACTTCAATAAATAAATTTTCACTGAGGTGATGGGAACAAGAGGAGGTGATTAAAATTCCTTCTGCTTCCAGAAGCTTCATGGCCCTGAGATTGATTTCTTTATAGCCCTTCAGGGCTTGAGTCAGCTGGGAGCTTGATTTTACAAAGGCAGGCGGGTCCAAATTGATCAAATCAAATTTTTCTTTTCGTTGATCTGCTTCTTTTAAATAATCAAATACATTCTGGCAGAGCACTTCGATGTTGTTCAGTTGATTGAGCCTGGCATTCCGTTCCACTTGTTGGAGAGCCTTCTCGCTCTGATCCAGCGCGATCACCTTTCCCGCAGATTTTTTTGCCATGTGGCAGGCAAACCAACCATTGTAGGCGCAAGCGTCGAGCAGCTTTTTTTTACCCTGAGCCAGCAGAGAGGCCAACATTCGATTGTCGCGCTGATCCAAAAAAGCCCCCGTTTTTTGGCCTTCCAGCAGATCTACTTCAAAACGAAGCGAGCCTTCTTCTATTTCGATAAAAGATTTTTCGCCCTTCAGCAGCCCTTGGGCCTGCTCCAGATTTTCAAGGCGTCTCACGGAAACATCATTGCGTTCCACCAGAATTTCCGGATGAAAAATCTCTTCCACGGCCTGTAAAACAAGGCCTCTACAGCTTTCGAGGCCGGCACTTAGAATCTGAAAACTGAGGGCCCCATTGTAAAAATCCAAAATAAAAGAGGGGATGAAATCCGATTCGCCAAAGACGATGCGATAAGCATTCGAGGGGAGCTTTAACTGTTTTCGTCTTTCCCAGGCTTGAGTGATTCTTTGCTTAAAAAAATTGAGATCGATCGATTGATTTTTAGCAGACAGCGTTCGCAGTGCTATTTGAGAGTAGGGACTGTATAGCGCCAGCCCCAGGAATTTTTTAGAAGTGTTCTGCAGGGAGACTGCTCCAGCCAGGGTATTCTCTGGAATACTCAGATCCGATCTGAAAATCCAGGGATGGCCTTGTTGAAGACGCTTTTCTGCTTTGGAGTTGAGGGTAATCATATTTGCTTTTGACAGAGCGAGTTTCCTAAAGGCATAACACTCGTTATGCAAGCTTCAAAATACGTGCATCAAGTGCAAAAAAGTGCGGCCTGGCTGAAAAAAAAGCTAAGGGTAAGCTCCTCGGGTATTATCGTTTTTGGCTCAAATTTGTCTTCTGCATTTCTCGGTAAAACAAAAATTCTTCAAAGTATTCCTTTCTCCACTATTCCTTTTTTTCCACAACCCACGGTGAAAGGGCATAAGCCCTTTTTGCATCATGTGTTACTGGGTGATAAATCCTTTTGTGTGGCAGAAGGGCGCTTGCATTATTATGAGGGGTTTAGCATCCCAAATCTTTGTTTCCCCATTTTGCTATATCACGAGTTGGGGATCCAAAATTTTATATTTACCAACGTAGCAGGGGCCTTGGATCCAAAATTTCAGGTAGGAGATTTGATGTACGTGTCGGATCACATCAACTTCATGGGCTTTAATCCCTTGCGTGAGATTGGGCAAATGTACGAAAGAGATCGCTTTATCTCCCTGAACGAGCTGTATGATAAAAACTGGGAAAAACACTTTCTTGAAATTGCGCAGCAACAGAAGATTAAACTCCATTCTGGAGTTTATTTGGGACTGAATGGCCCCAGCTATGAAACGCCTGCTGAAATCAAGGCCTTTCGCGCCTGGGGTGCCCATGCGGTGGGGATGTCGACTATCCCTGAGGTGCTGGTGGCCAAGTATCTTGCTTGTCGAGTGGCGGCTATTTCTTGTATAAGCAACGTTTGCAACGATTCTGTTTCAACCCTCTCTCATGAGGGGGTGTTAGAGGTGGCGCAGCAAAACCAAAATAAACTAGCCCATTTATTGGAGGATTTTTTGTGCGAGATTCCATTATTTTAGCGACACGAGCTTCCGCCTTGGCTTTGTTCCAAGCCAATCTGGTAAAAGGTTTGTTGGAACAGAAACATCCCGGTTTAAAAGTGGAAATCCTTCCCCTGAAAACTTCCGGCGATCTTATCTTAGATCGGCCTTTGCGGGAGGTGGGGGGCAAGGCCTTATTTGTCAAAGAAATTGAAGAGGCCTTGCTGCAGAAGAAAGCGGATTTTGCGGTGCACAGTATGAAAGACGTTCCGGCGCTGCTTCCTCAGGGATTGAAACTGGGGGTAATTTTAGAAAGGGAAGATGCGAGCGATGTCCTAATTTGTAGAAATGAAGGCAAGTTAGAGAATCTTCCTCCGGCAGCAAAAGTGGGCAGCAGCTCGCTACGCCGAAAAATTCAATTGCTTCGCCTTCGTCCCGATTTGAAAGTAGTAGATCTTCGTGGAAACATTGATACGCGCCTGCGCAAGTTGAAGGAAGGCGCTTTGGATGCCATCTTGTTGGCTGCCGCAGGGCTAAAGCGTTTGGGCCTTTTTCAAACTCATTTCCAAAGACTAGATTTTATTGCCTCACCCGGTCAAGGGGCCATAGGTCTGGAATATCGGGAATGTGACCGCGAATTACAAAATATTCTGCAAGTCTTAGATCATCCTCAAACCCATGTTTGTGTAGAAGCAGAGCGCCTTTTGATGAGGCATTTTGAGGCCTCGTGTGAATTGCCTTTGGGTGCGCATGCTTTTTTAAAAGGCAATGGCTTGTCACTAAAAGCCTTTGTCTCAAACCAGGATGGAAGTCGTTATCTGGAAGCAGAAAAAGAAGGTGAGCTTGTTCAAGCTCTGCTGATGGCCCAAGCGTTGGTTGATGAATTAAAAGCACAAGGGGCAGAGGAGTTTTTTAAAGTATGAGTCGTAAAGGAAAAATCTACCTCGTCGGCGCTGGGCCGGGAGATAAGGGTTTGCTGACTCTAAAAGGGGCTCAGGTTCTTTCTAAAGCCGATCTTGTTTTCTACGATAATCTCGTGAATCCAGAAATTTTAGAATATGCCCCTCCACATGCAAATTGCGTGTATGTGGGCAAGCGCGGTTTGGGTGACAAGACTTCCCAAACTCATATCGAAGACCAACTGGTTCAAGCAGTTCAGGAAGGTAAATGCGTCATCCGTTTAAAAGGAGGAGACCCTTTTTTGTTTGGCCGTGGGGGAGAAGAAGCAGAGCGCTTAGCTCAAGAAAATATTCCTTTTGAAATTGTCCCCGGAGTTTCTTCACTTATTGCAGCCCCAGCGTATGCAGGGATTCCGCTGACTCATCGGGATTGGAGTTCTACCCTTGCTTTTGTCACAGGCTACACCCAGGAGAATAGTCCTTATCCCATCGATTGGCCCGCCTTGGCTAAAATGCAAACTATAGTTTTGGTGATGGGAGTGAAGACTCTCCAAGGGAATTGTGCCCGATTATTACAGGGCGGTATGCGTGGATCCACCCCCGTTGCGATCATTCGTTGGGGAACGACCCCTAGACAAAAAACTTATATTTCTACTTTAGAAAAAGTTGCTGATGAAATGCAGCAAATAAAATTGATGCCTCCCGTGGTGATGGTGATTGGAGAAGTGGTTAAGCTTCGTTCCAAACTTTGTTGGTATGAAAAACTTCCCTTGTTTGGAAAAAAAATTTTGGTGACTCGGGCTGCCTCTCAAATATCGGAGTTGTCTGATGGCTTATCTGCCTTGGGAGCAGAGGTGTATAAAGTCCCAAGTCTTGAGTTTAGTGCACCGGATTCTTGGGAGGATCTGGATCAAGTCAGTCAAAATCTGTCCCAATTTGAATGGTTAGTGTTTAGCAGTGCGCAGGGTGTCGAATTTTTCATGAAGCATTTTTTGAGTCTTCATCCAGACATTCGACTTTTTCCAAAAATAAAAATCGCCTGTGTAGGACCTAAAACAGCTTTGGCCTTGGAAAAATTTTATTTGAAGGCCGATAGGGTAGCTCAAAACAGCTCTGCTGCTGGTCTGGCTCAGGAGATGATTCTGGGGAAGATGATCCACGGAAAAGTGCTTTTTGTGCGTGCTCAAGAGGGACGAGAGGAATTTGTGGAGAGACTTTTGCAAGAAAATATTTTTCTCACAATGGTTTTTGCCTATAAAACCCAAGCCTGTTCAGAAGGAGTCCAGAAACTTCAACAAGGTTTGGACTTTGGAAAATTGGATTTGTTACTCTTTGCGTCTGCCTCTGCCATCAAGAATTTATTTGCCCTTTTGAACGAAGCACAGAAAAATATGCTGCTGAAACGGCCCTGTCTTTGTATCGGCCCTACCACTGCTCAGACCGCCAAGGATTTTGGCTTTCTCTCTGTGGTTCAAAGTGAGATTCCCAGCGTTGAAAGCCTTATTGAAAAAGCCATAGGATGTTTTTGAATGTTCAAAAAAAATAATCAGGTGAATGAAAAAAATAAGCTCTTCGAGGTACAACCCAAACAGATATTTGAGGTCTACTCTGGTTTTGCAGGCACTCAGGCCTTGCTTGCTGCCATTGAGCTAAATCTCTTTCAATTCATTGCCAATCAATTGAATACGGTAGAACGCATGGCCCCCGCCTTGAATATTTCCGCGCGTTCCCTGCGTATTTTACTGGATGCCTTGGTGGCGCTTAAGATTTTAAACAAGGCAAAAAATGTCTATCAATTGAGTTCGGAGTCCAAACAATATTTGGTAAAAGGTGGGGCTCTGTATATTGGGGATGTTTTACTTCGTTATGCCTTTAACTTCGAGAACTGGCACCCCTTGCTTGAGGCCTTGCGCAAAGGGCCCTCCTTGAACATGAAAAGCTGCGAGGAACGCATGAGGGGAATTCAGGATTCTTCCCGGGATATCTTTAGCACTTCTTATGCCTCGGCTGTTTTCATTAGCAAAAAACTAGGTGTGGGGAAAAGTTTAAAAAATTTAAAAGTGTTGGATATCGGTGCAGGTTCTGCTGCCTGGAGCCTGGCCTTTGTCTTGGCCGATGCTCAGAGTCAGGTAGATGCGCTCGATTTTGAAGGCATCTTGCCTCTAACCCGAGAGTTTGTGCAAAAATTTAGAGTGGAAAAGCAGTACAATTACCTGGCCGGAGATGTCTTGGAATATTCCTTAAAAAAAGAGCACTACGATGTTATTTTAATCGGACATCTTTGCCATCATTTGGGCGAGCAAGATTCAAAGAAGCTCTTCAAAAAATGTCACGAGGCCTTAAGACCCAAAGGCCGGGTGCTGATTGCCGAATATGTGGCCAACGACTTGAGAACCGGTGACAAGATTGCATTGCTGTTCGGTTTAAAGATGATTCTGCAAAGTACTCAGGGCGATGTATTTACGGTGAAGGAATTTAAAAAATGGCTGGCTGGCTGTAAATTTCGCAAGACCAGTGCCTTGTCGGC
Coding sequences within:
- a CDS encoding CCA tRNA nucleotidyltransferase, with the protein product MKFIDAIFEQGGEVYEVGGSLRDRFLNIEIKDQDLLVRKLPLPKLINLLKKFGHVELVGRSFGVLKFKCKQDQKNYDIALPRTERSTGLGHRDFEVTQDPDLAIEEDLKRRDFTLNAMAKNLQTGEILDPFEGKKDLENKILRQVFEQSFVEDPLRMLRAVQFATRFSLHIEEKTFQSIIKNAPLLETISAERIVEELKKLFLSKRPGLGFELFLKTGLLPYLFPHLLTSPFIASWPRLIKRLDILEKNFYSLFAILFIFSKDQSDLEAARTWLSKYPLSLIGINHKSFLKLLKLWPQQITDESSNYDIRLFIHHLGRPLIKPWLNLKFSFDEELSLQNKILDILDEAPPLEIKDLALQGRDLLKLGFEPGPKLGTILQGLLQLVLRDPHKNKTEILRKYLREVTGQRPWKGG
- a CDS encoding SurA N-terminal domain-containing protein, which encodes MLDHLRNHAASWLTKTLLGLMSIGLIFFFGSSGLRRAEGIKNSPNILAEVNGEKITQGLFEMNYENQMRFYEQIFKGNISEEMKEKAKQDTLDQLLRIKLFAQEAKKMGVRVSKSELIEAITQNPNFSKDNVFDKNFYLKQVKPGFFKQTQVDYEDYLNEILLAEKFEDLNRDSVKVSDEEVKEEYSLNKTELNLEKYSVDLNKIQSQAGTESNPEKAKEQKTKEIEQEVFSTLSESQPSNPKDKKKTPSAIEVLKKKYELKDESTGFYSLRERAALVGSTEIKDTKEPLQCIVQLTLENPWCRKAYPIENQLVFFKLVGRKDADMEKFDQEKSKLAGDLLNRKKNLVLKQIADKLLQKAKTTTNSNLM
- a CDS encoding rod shape-determining protein — its product is MLGFFSNDLAIDLGTANTLVYVKGKGIVCAEPSVVAVLKDSKGTKKVIAVGREAKEMIGRTPGNIEAIRPIKDGVIADFEITEAMLRYFIRKVHNRKTLVRPRIIICVPFGITEVEKRAVRESAECAGAREVYLIEEPMAAAIGAGLPITEATGNMVVDIGGGTTEVAVISLAGIVFSQSVRVAGDRMDEAIIQYIKRKYNLLIGERTAEMVKITIGNAYPGAEMKTMEIKGRDLVAGVPRVMEINSDEIREAIAEPVYAIVEAVKIALEKIPPELAADIVDRGIVLTGGGALLKNLDLLLREETGLPVTIADDPLSAVVLGSGKALNDLDRLKGITVN
- the mreC gene encoding rod shape-determining protein MreC, coding for MEKTQNRFLVSIFNPLLKSSHFFSEHFISLKNWFFCWGDICQENKNLKDQLQSKSLRLMELESILQTQKNWDKIQNFSLFSTYEKIPAKVLACNPSDLIQTLRINVGKKQSIALGDPVIVPEGLVGIVSEVYEDSSVVMLVTDTHFQASASLKNKVQKGLMKGFHKKMDFDRYFAMNRLEYLQNSSDIQEGDEAQTSGLDGFFPTGIPLGKISKVLRDEKNSFLNAEVIPAVDFFSLDGVLVLRRSIEIGLNYKLEFRRF
- the mrdA gene encoding penicillin-binding protein 2, whose amino-acid sequence is MIGEWMFPRNKIFFMGLVIVLFFAMVCSRLLYLQLFKRVAYQKISENFSLKETPLLAQRGILTDCKGRVLATTRPSFNLFLTPQKIKDTQALFEKISKITGQSQEIFSQILEKNKKTPKYKALLLMQDLNSDQAAQLNIFKNLAQKNNEYADFSAIDLKIEPLRTYPQSELFSHPLGFVRNEGGDWLGVQGLEKFYEATLRGVDGKEQTVVDAFGREMNALAFGMAKESLLENPLPGKNLQLTLDRDLQEAANTAFGNQSGALALLELKSGDVLALVSKPSFNANQLLSNISAKEWKKINEDELKPLLNRTLQAAYPPGSTFKIVTALTGLMEGKISPQEKFSCPGYYMSGGRRFSCWNAKGHGQVDFYHALMSSCDVYFYKLGERLGVDRIAEYAKRLGLGQLTGIDLDYERSGLIPSSEWKKRVKKEEWNPSETLSMAIGQGYDLVTPLQNALMMATVASGGKKITPHLVKNEEGKEGVKKNEEGLKIPAEIYKTLMSALKGVVQDPGGTAHRIALPGVEIGGKTGTAQVVNYDTQGRKAKSRKTEDHAWFVAYAPAENPEIALAVVVEHGGHGGAAAAPIAQAVLKKYFEVYHNQVWKEKTDEPRKKSRRP
- a CDS encoding peroxiredoxin, with amino-acid sequence MSLEKNQDAPDFEALDQEGKKRSLKEFKGKWVFVYFYPMDDTPGCTKEACSIRDEFSEIRKHAVVIGVSSDTVKSHQKFANKYQLPFLLISDPDKKVISDYGAKGLLFTKRISYLINPQGKIARAYLKVDPKTHATEVLADLLALVKNFCASF
- a CDS encoding class I SAM-dependent rRNA methyltransferase, translating into MITLNSKAEKRLQQGHPWIFRSDLSIPENTLAGAVSLQNTSKKFLGLALYSPYSQIALRTLSAKNQSIDLNFFKQRITQAWERRKQLKLPSNAYRIVFGESDFIPSFILDFYNGALSFQILSAGLESCRGLVLQAVEEIFHPEILVERNDVSVRRLENLEQAQGLLKGEKSFIEIEEGSLRFEVDLLEGQKTGAFLDQRDNRMLASLLAQGKKKLLDACAYNGWFACHMAKKSAGKVIALDQSEKALQQVERNARLNQLNNIEVLCQNVFDYLKEADQRKEKFDLINLDPPAFVKSSSQLTQALKGYKEINLRAMKLLEAEGILITSSCSHHLSENLFIEVLQQAARDARRQVQILFRGQQGPDHPALLGFPESKYLKCFVLRVI
- a CDS encoding purine-nucleoside phosphorylase, which gives rise to MQASKYVHQVQKSAAWLKKKLRVSSSGIIVFGSNLSSAFLGKTKILQSIPFSTIPFFPQPTVKGHKPFLHHVLLGDKSFCVAEGRLHYYEGFSIPNLCFPILLYHELGIQNFIFTNVAGALDPKFQVGDLMYVSDHINFMGFNPLREIGQMYERDRFISLNELYDKNWEKHFLEIAQQQKIKLHSGVYLGLNGPSYETPAEIKAFRAWGAHAVGMSTIPEVLVAKYLACRVAAISCISNVCNDSVSTLSHEGVLEVAQQNQNKLAHLLEDFLCEIPLF